The following are encoded together in the Bradyrhizobium genosp. L genome:
- a CDS encoding DeoR/GlpR family DNA-binding transcription regulator, with protein sequence MASERLQTSNALAADRRPRKADGDRLSKLERHQHIISQLTAAPTLRASELAAVLGVSGETIRRDLMELQEQKLINRTYGGASRPFALEPALTDRKAIMIAEREAIAAVIADLVLPNEVLMLAAGATTFHVARRLAARAHDITVITHDYAIAAALAVNSSIRVLCCPGRYHPTEGYVFGTQTIASINSYEANRAIVGATGLSARGANDADDEAGAIYGAMVKRAAEAILVADHSKFDQRALTVFAQWTDIDRLVTDRQPEGALATALREAGTELIVAAT encoded by the coding sequence ATGGCAAGCGAGCGCTTACAGACCAGCAACGCCCTTGCGGCCGACAGGCGGCCGCGCAAGGCAGATGGCGACCGCCTCTCGAAGCTCGAACGGCACCAGCACATCATCTCGCAACTCACGGCCGCCCCGACGCTGCGCGCCTCCGAGCTTGCGGCGGTGCTTGGCGTCTCCGGCGAGACCATCCGCCGCGATCTCATGGAGCTGCAGGAACAGAAGCTCATCAACCGCACCTATGGCGGCGCGTCCCGCCCGTTCGCGCTGGAGCCCGCCCTCACCGACCGCAAGGCGATCATGATCGCCGAACGCGAGGCGATCGCAGCCGTGATCGCCGACCTTGTGCTGCCGAATGAGGTCCTGATGCTTGCGGCCGGTGCGACCACCTTCCATGTCGCGCGGCGGCTTGCGGCCCGTGCGCACGATATCACGGTCATCACCCACGATTACGCGATCGCGGCGGCGCTGGCGGTGAATTCGTCGATCCGGGTGCTGTGCTGCCCCGGCCGCTATCACCCGACCGAAGGCTATGTGTTCGGCACCCAGACGATCGCCAGCATCAACAGCTATGAAGCCAATCGCGCCATCGTGGGCGCGACCGGCCTCAGTGCCCGCGGCGCCAACGATGCCGACGACGAGGCCGGCGCCATCTACGGCGCCATGGTGAAACGCGCGGCGGAAGCGATCCTTGTCGCCGACCATAGCAAGTTCGATCAGCGCGCGCTCACGGTGTTCGCGCAGTGGACCGATATCGACCGTCTGGTTACCGACCGACAACCGGAAGGGGCCCTGGCAACTGCTCTCCGTGAAGCCGGAACGGAGCTGATCGTTGCCGCAACCTGA